The stretch of DNA tCTTATTGTATAAACTTTtaagttatattataaactttaaaaagaataaataaaatgtattattagatTCCAATCGTTAACATCATTAATGAAAGTTATTGAGTAATTACCATTGATCGttaagagaataaaattagTTCAGTTTGCTATCTATCatgaaaggaaaatagaattataatatttattcaaagaaaataatttatagcaAAGTGAGTGATGTATTGTAACATTAAGtaagcaaaaagaaaggataaattGTTTTGGATAATCGATATTCACGATCAATTGATGATATTCATTAactattttgaattatttaactATAACATAATATTACACAATAATGTAATacttcttaataatttttataaaaaaaattacgaaaataataatgctaatcaATCAAAAGAtcggaatttattttttcgaatctTATGAATATGTGATGCGTTAAAGATGACGTAAAagcatttttctctttcgattaattttattgtaactataaaaaatGGTTTTACTTATAATGACCTCTGCAGATAGGAAATAATCGGTGAATTTATGATTCTCatgtaaatatcattaaatattaatagctTTAACgagtatattatttcttataaatcaatttagattcataaaatgttttattcgtGTATTGAGTAcatgaaaacaattttttaattgttttttttttcaattttaaaattcaaaccataaatttggaaaaatatatttaaatattatatatgctacgtaatatatatactacattaCACTGAAAAATATCTATTCCTTGTGGtgtgataagaaaatatacaattgagataaaaaaaagatcaaccttagtttcttcgtcttctctctATAATTTCCaagtttcttctatttttatcatttctatcgGATTTATGTTAGAATGTAAATATCTTTAGCTACACGTGTTATAAGATTATACAACGAAACTCAATATCTCGTCAACgttttttaaaatttgtttcatttttccgACAATGCAATTGAAACTGCtgatgcaatatatatatatatatatatatatatatatatatatatatatattaagatcgcttagatatttaatttatttgctTTATTATGCTCtatttaagataaatatttcgaatgttTCGAAGTGTTCCAAATGAGAAAAGTCGACGTAAATTTGATGATAGAATTACAAGATTATTTTATCTACTCTCAAGCTTATCGAATTATAAGAAAAGTATATatcattatgaaatattaatcattcttataaaataataaaacgaacgatATGTTAAAGTCACTTTATCAAATATCACCTCAATAAATCCGTTTGTAAATAAGCTTCACTTTGAAGAGTATCCAATCGTATCACTTTTGAAAGTAgatgataagaaaagaaatgttttggtatgtatgtacaaaaaGTGTTTTAATGACCGAATTCACTTTCTTAATACTACGCGTCGTCCGTTGCGTCTACAACTGGCGAGCACTATGGATCAACAGGCTATGTCTAACAGCTTTATCGGTTACGTCCCCTCCACAAGAGGAGGTATCTCCCTCATTTCTTGTGTCTCTTACTCGCAACCCCACATGTTCcatatctccttctctcttcgtttcccCTCTTTTTGATGAGCTTCAACCCTCCTATCATGTGCAAgtctcttttctcatttttgaccgcttttgaaatatatcattcgaattattcgattagattggtgggtcttcttctttatattgtattattatattaatataatataatatatctatattatattattattattattattattattatccatttttattattattccattcatttattttcctaCTGGAAACTGCCAAattgtttttactttctcaCTTCTTTATCAATTACTGATGATAATTACTAttcaattgtattttttattttgtataataaaagatttaaattcttggttaattatgaaaaagaaaaaataaaaatataaggataagtaataatcatgattaattatataaatatacaatcaGGCGACCGTGAAAACAGgaaattctttttcctatttcgcAATACTCATGTTGATTGAATAGTCAACCGATAAGATTTTTTTagtctattacgtttttctttcatagCATATTCAACTTTTTATTCaatgtacgtatattattgcaaaaaaatatgtttattacaGTCCTTGAGAATTAAATGCTTTTCATATATAGAGaacataaaaattcattatttaccATAAGTTAATGTCTTtgataagagaaagacaaaaagtaaggaagaaaagaatattaggGGAAATTATCAAATCATTTGGAAAATTTGGAAGAAAACATAACAAAAGAAAGCAGTTTgtagtaaagagaaaaagaattgattttACTTTGAGTTCTACATTGTCGTTTACAAAAAAGATACAGTAAggatttcaaaattttatctcCTTCTCCTTAGTTACTTatctaaagaaagagagatagaaacattGAGAAAGGTCACACCCATACAAAGATCTTTCGTTCCGTCCCACTTTTCCCATATTTCtaaaacgaaattttttctttcacaatcTCATATGCTaatcatattatattgtaaccattcttaacaaattttatcactgaataatcaaatttttgtttacacttatcattttttttttttttgaagcaCGTGAATATTTGTAAcctgatgaaataaaaaaaaacaaatttataatatacctttttgtttccttattttttttccatttacgttttcaaaaagaaaaagaaagttaataaaaaaaaaaaaaaaaacatctgctttgttcttcttcgaatttttttttttaattttaattctgacgaaataaaaatatgaataaaagaataactcgtgttataaaatttcgagtcgatatttttcaagataatTGTTTTCATTCAAGATAACCAGTTAGTCAAGTTTTTTACTATCtcactatttttttctttttaatagagaaaaacgaagataCATTTTAATAGCACACATGTCGAACGATTGTGAAAGCACGGCTAGAAAGAGACGTTCATTGTAATGTGAGTCTCACGATAGGttcgagaaaagagagaaagagagaagaagcacTCAGGTAGTAAGCCTCTGAAGTGCCTCGATTCCCTTTATCCCTCTACTGCTTTTTCACCGTCttcatctatctctatttattcTACGAATAGATGCCTTCGACgtcttcgtttcgtttcgtgtTCGTGTTCGGTGAACGTATCTCATGGTTTTATGTCCCTCCTAAGTTTTAGGTTGCGTCTAATTagcttatttatattacattacataACTGGAGTCAATCTTTGATCAACGTTCAATGTTCAAGAATTATTGAtctgaaaggaaaaaaactattaaaaaaaaaaaaaaaaaacaaaataaaaaagaaaaattaaagtcaAAAtgcaaaatgattttaaacgaTGAAGATACGACaaacgaaattttatttttttctttctcgaagcCTCTAACGTGGATATAAATaggattaaaattatatacttcgCACCgttgaatatttcaatgtgTCATGGAGGATTTGTTCTAAGCGAAAAGACGCAAGAGATGAGAAATCGAGCATGCTAGGAAGCTCAGAAATTTCAGACAAGTCTTTTAATTCAAGCAGACatgtttatcaaaaatttagGCCATGCATAATTTtcaaaggtatatatatatcattgaaagataaaatttactttttcgCATTTATTCTATCGCTTTATCTAAGTTCGCGGTCAATGGAttgtgggggaaaaaaaaaaaaagaaaaaaagataccaTTATTAAATTAACTAAGTAGATTATGTGATTCGAACAAATTATTTGAAGTTAACTGTATCGACGTTTAAACTTGAACGTACCTATATTGTAAATTACAGGTTCAAATTATGTTATTCGTAAGCAGCGTTCAATTTGAAGGGAAGctcgaacaaaaagaaacaaagaacgTCTGAATGTCGTACCATGCACCAATCGTACCATCGTACTCGTAGAGAAGATGGTAAGGCGCGAGGACGCGATGGAATCCATTAATTCACTCAGCAAATTTGTTGCTCGAAGCTGCCACTCGAAGAGCCTTGACTGGGCGTTTACCCACTATAAATCGGTTGAGCACGTGGCGTTCGTTTGGATCGGCAGGAAGACCTCGTTTAATTGTCCACAATGCCTTAGACCGCACGAAACCAGCTCGTTATTAAAGAGAATATTAAGGGACGTCAACTCTCTAAATAAACTCTTTTTAAAGAGTACTAAAATTCTTtccaataaaatttctatttgtatttcatacaaaattgaagttattaataaaattaccaAAGGATCTATTCGAACTTCATTAAGATGCTTCCCttcatttttcgtttaattttattctcaaGCTTGATGTTGATCGTGTGTGATAATTTGTTGCATTACAATTTTCTGGATCACCGAGTATGAATGTCGAGATATGAGAAATTATCACGTAGACACGTTTATTTTATGAGACCACCctctaatatttcattatatcggAACAAAGCGAACGTTTGCCATAAGCCTTGTGACTAAATGATTCAGAGGTATTCCATGATGACACATtacttgaaattaataattataatgatattaattataatagaattaatgaaGACATTTATAAGAAACATCTATCAACGATTATTTGCTTCtactttataattaattattatccatgaatttaattatctataatatttttacaaaatgattttttgaTAAGAAGACATTTCTACTCGATGcatattcaaaaataattaaatctacCGTGTATagagatttttatattttatttacaatagaaaaatttactaACGAATGTATATAATCTAAATCTAGGAAATTGTCATCGACTACTGTCGCATAACGATACTACGTTTGGAAAATTCatcaatatatctataatatttataataaacctAAATGAATACTAGAGATAATTGAAACTATatgataatcaaaaaaaaaaaaaaaatgaagtttGTCAAACTGACACAcgtttttaaacaaattataaaattaattaaacgataacgTGATAATTCTATTGAATGATTCAAATGTTATACAACATGCTATTAATATAAGAAAGCTTTTcgcgatatttaatatatgaatataattaataatataagaaaatcatATAACATAACACTTCGCTTTGTCtctatacttttattatccttttttgttAGTTAGATATCTATATCAAAATccagataattatattacaatgatttatctaatatttcCTGGTAAATATTTTCCTGGTAAAGAATACATCTAATCCGATGTATTTGTCACTAAAGGAACCTTTAGATGTTTTCCTCCTTCCAAATTTTATTTGAGACAActgcgataataaaaatacgattaGACGAGACAATAAATGCTTGATGCTTCCAAATAAGGCATTCACACTGGCGAACTGAGCTTCAAAATCTATTTAGGGTAACGTCGTCTCGTTAATAAGTTTTCACTTTTCATTAGTGGATGTTCGACAAAATCTCTTTCTGGCCCACCAAACTGCTGCCAAAGTAGCCGCTAAAAATCCAATACCAGCAACGATGCCCATAGAAATTGCTCTATTTCTACGATATGCTGGTACTTCTAAACTGATACGCCCGCTAATAGCTTCATCGTCTGAAAGTGACATCGCTGCTACCTCGAAAGTATATTGACTTTCCTCTTCTAACGTTTTCACTgtaattagagaaaaaaatgagagagagagaaagagagatagaacatTTTTAACtgataattcataattttaaacTTAAATTCAATCTTTTACCTAAATAATAAGTGTCCGTTGTTTCGGATCTTCCATATAAATGTTGTGCTGGACCTCTAAACCATCTTACGACATAGAGCCTAACTTGACCTCTACCTTCTGATGGTGGTTCCCAAGTGACAAGATAACCCTCTACTGTCGCTTGAACTCTTACATTACGAGGTGGGcccattttttcttcctctggatttaaaaaacaaaattcgcGTGAGAATAGATATCGATCTTTGTCATCGTAATTTCAACTTTTACAAACCTAATGGACTACGAAATTCTGACGCTGAATTTTGATCGATGGCTGctgcaataaataaattcaatagatttaaaattcaaataatgtCAGATTGTTgacaatttttcaaacttaCTTGGTTTTGTAAATACCCGAAGTGCCTTGCTAAACATTCCATCGCCGTGTTTGTCTTGACTCAAAACCATGAACTCGTATTCTCTACCAGGATGCAAATTATTCACCGTAGCTTCTGTGATCTTACGCGAAAGTATCTTCATGGTACGCCATTCTGACATATCGGTAGGTCTATACCtattttttaaagagaaatgaaattttctctttatccttcttttaatctttttttttttttttcaaaagaatataattcttttattaccaGACGGAATATTCCATCTTTGGTCTAACGTAGCCAGGTACCCACGTCAAGGTTACCGCATTTTTACTACTATTGGCACTGAGATTATAGGGTGCTCTAGGTGGAATATTCAAAACCATTAATTCTGTATCAGCTACTACTGTTGCTGCTTCATTGCTAGCTGCACATTGATATAATCCACGATCTTGTTCTTGAATTCTTTCGATGGTCAAGTTGCCACCTGTTATAATTGTCCTATCACGTGGCAGTGGTGAGCCATccttcaaataataaaaacatttttgtgAATCATTATTGACACACATCATTTAATGACAATGTTGTACACttcaaaaaagagaattatgcTATTATACGTACTTTGTACCATGCTATTGTAGGTCGATGACTTTGATCACCATCACTGGCATCACATGGAATCTCTAAACTCTCACCTAATTTTCTCATATACAAATGTTGCGGCGTGACCGTGAAAACAGGTGGTCTTTGGACAACCTACGATTTTAaagtttacattttatttgaagataaaatttcttaaagaaatttatctaaATTTCCATCTAAAAGATGGAACAAGTGTTTTAAATTTTACGACGATGCACATTAGACTTATTTGTTAGTCCAGAAGTGCTGGTAACTCTAGGGATGCACAattgaagaataaaagagcGTTTAATGCTGATCGTCAATTGGTCAATGGTCTCGCTAGTAAACGTTGTCACGTTGTCTTTTACACATAACTATGTTGACTCGACGTactcgaatgaaaaaattgatttaatctTATTCAATATACTGTTAGCAGTTCAAGTTTAAGGACGAGCTTAATTGaaatcatataattaatattgatataatactAACGACATTGATTGCAGGACTAGGTCCTTCGGTACCCAGATCGTTATAAGGCGTACAACTGTAACTTCCGGAATGCGTTTCGTCTACTTTGCTAAAATAAAGAGATCCATTTCTTCTGTAAAAAACACCTTGAACATTATAAGGATCGAAGAGGAATCCGTCCTTTTCCCAACGAAGATTCGTCAGCGGTGGATTAGCTCTAAAATGACAGTCCAAAAGGGCCGGCTTTCCATAGGGAAGATAAACTTCTCTAGGCGCGTAAATGACCTTTGCCTTATCtaaaacgaagaagataaGATATAAAGACATTTAACATCATTAAAATCTCTCAAGGCACAAGAACCAAGCGAAATTACATTGAACGTTGAGAAAGGCCGAGGCATTTTGTTGATTCCCATTCCAACCGGTCACCCCACAAGTGTATTCTCCAAGGTCACTCATTAAAGTTGACTTTATTACCAACGTTCCGTTTTCTTTGATGGAAGCTCTTCTCTCGAGATcctttagattaaaaaaaattatttggaaatttttgtcaaaaactcgtataaaaaagaattgataaaatagaattttcgTCACAACTTAATATTGCAATatcgaatattctttttttttttttttgcttttccaaaatttttaaaaaatagaaaatgtctTAAGTAATATGATTTCCAACTCACCTTTACTTGCGAGATCTCTATACTTTCGTGAAACCAGGTTACGGTAGAAGAATTATCTTTGACAACGCAATCGAAAGAAACTGGCTCGCCTTCCATAACGGATTTGTTGACGGGCGGCGTCGTGAAGAGGGTCTCACCTGGAACATTTGTCGGAAGCGGCGACACACCTGGATTGAACGATTTAACAAGGTCTGCCCAGTGTTTGTTTGTTAATTGCAGGCtggattataatcatttttatttttttttttgctaatgGATCATCAACGTTCTCTCGCGAAAAAGCACGTTAACGCGTTTTTTTCGATAGgaattaatagtattatctTGTTGGTAATTGGACGTgcaaatttattgatattattagcATTTGTTAAAATCTTGCGCGTCAACCAGAGTTCAAAAGCCGGATGCACGTGAACTGTAGAATGATGCAATTGTATTTAATCGATCAACGAGAAAATAATCTGCTTTGTGATCCATTATATGATTTTCGATAGATCGAGGAAAAGGGTGTGTTTTTTGTTCGGACGAATCTGTACTTGTTCTGGAATGGATATAATACAATGTATGCCTAGTACTATTGTTCGACgtattatattccttttttatatgttaaaaGATAGACATTTGTTGTTACTATAGTTTAGCAGtttaattcgtaaaataaaagaaaaaattaatttaagttTAAAGATGAATATTTTAGGAAATGCACAAATCTGAAAAGTTTTCGTTAACATCATATCGTTACtaacaattgaaaaataacCCACACACGTAGTAATTCAGAGCCTCTCAAATCATCCAGTGGATAATTTAATATGCTGAAACCAGAACTCTGCTTGGATTAATTAGTACAGTCGTCGCTCGTAACGTGAGAAGTTTTACACTTGTCacgaaatattcaaaaataaaagaagagaattgaGAAAAAGTACAATCTATAATTTGTCTCTACTTATTTTCAGAAAAAttctcattaaaaatttttaatcatatatcCGTATTTCCGTTGAGcgaataaagttaataaaaaaatatcgaattagTTTAGTCAGCTTATATTGAACGAAATTAATAGACCGAAAGAACGGAgtgccatttttttttattgccgAAAAAGGCTGAGTAAAGAATGTTGAAAAAGCTCAGACCCAGTTCGTTGGTTAGGTAGATCGGTTAGACAAAATAGCCTGACCTCGATTAGGTCTTCACGGTTAGTTCAGTTCAGTAACACGTTTTACCCACGATTTAGGTTAATATATCCTTCAGCTTTAGCAAGATAGAGCGAACGAGGAACAAATTAATCGAGTTAGtaaatctaataattatttatgatagaaacgaaaggaacGTATTGTCCTTACCATCGATGGCCAGATGAAACCAGGTGCCATTTTTTCTTGAATTAGGTGTTCTGTTTGGAAAGATAACGCGACATTCGTACCAGCCCTGATCGCTCTCTCTGATGTTGGTGAGATTGATGCTGCCCTGACCATATCCGCGAGATAACGAGTCCTCCAGCAAGTGTATGCGTCCTCGATAACGAGGATCCAACGTCATCTCTTCATTATACCACGAGAAGACGCCGTGGCCCTGAAAAATCGAGTGACGAAGTCGATCGACTCGAGAACAATTCCAAGAAAAGAATTCTCGGGACGCGTTAGTTCTATTTCTTGGTCAAATGACATTTATTAGCCGACCTAGATTACTCTTTCGCatagtttttatttcatcatgAAATTTAGATAGCTAGTTGTTACGAGCAATGTCGCCTTTAACATTATTCGAACTGAAAAATGGGAAAAGGAGGtttgaagaaaacgaaaattgCAATGTGTAACAGGATAGTAATTGTAACGATGATCTTTAACAACCTCCGTCATTTTGTAGAGGAAAACGCTCACGCGATTCTTCATAAAAGCGTAACGCGTGTCTAAGAATGAAATgctcattaattattaaagagaACATAATTATCTTTAGCTAATCACGTATTATTCTCGAGATTTAACTTTGAAGGTCTtcagatgagaaagaaaaagatgtgtCTAGACAAATCTAAGTTCCGGAAAAGGCTAAAGGTTCGCGTTAACGTGACTTAGGGTAGCACGACTGAAACAAGGCTGGCAAAAACAGTGCTAATCGTCCCTAATCGTTTGACAATGCGTTAACAGTGACCCACTGGTTGGACCCCTCATGTCGCGAACTCGCACTGACTAAATATAATGCAGCCTTGTGTCCCGTACTCCAATTACTTCGataaggatagagagaaagagagagagagagagagagagagagagagagagagagggaaagagagcaCCTGTTTTGCATACGCATCAGCAAACCAATCGGGTTAAGTTCCACTTGATTTTATGTTCCAGCCATGTGACAACGCACAATATGTTTCCGTTGTCcgattctcattctctcccgACGCGTAGGTCGTAACGTCCTTTAACGAAATATGAACCGGAAAAATCAGCAAGTCTCAATCGTGTTCGATTGAGGTTGTTATTTTAACGGTGTTCCAATGATTGTACTTCGATGATTGCTTGAGAAATTACGATGTCGACAAATGTCATACTAAGACATGACAAGATCATCTACCGAacaaattcatataatatatgtatgtaataagacgtataaatatatttcataaccACGACGTGTTTCGTATTTTCGACGAGGACAGATATATTGCATAACGAAATGAAATCGAAACTAGCTCGGTATTAAGGTTCCCACGACGAttcaacgatattatcgaagtGGTTATCTATATCGAAGAAATGGAATAACCTGCCTTAAGTTACCAAACCGAATGTTCCATCTctatagatttttcttttttttgttttttattttattttataaacataatcaatttattaatgaagCTGATCTTACGATTATattgatgttttttttttataatatgattGTAAAATATACTGATATCGACACCAAGGTGCAGAAGTAGTTACGTTCGAACATCGTTATCGTCATCCCTTACTAACCACAAACCGCatcacgaagaaaaataattatatatccatTGGATAACGCTTCAATATCGCACTCAAATCGATATcgtttacaattattatataaaagggtcggtaaattttgaaaatcatttgaacgaaacgatttaaaattcatgattttatatcgtttatatttcttaaaagttgaaataatttcagATCGATTTCTATCAATGaaacaatagaataaatatttatagataatcGGTTTATCGATTCTCCGATAAAATGTATTACGTACAAACGCAACGGAGTTTTACTTCATATTCTAACGcggaaatatttcatttaaacacTTACATCACGATTCCACTGAAGAATATACGGGATCGGTGTCTCGTGCGGAAAGTCAAGATCACAATTAAATACCACGTACTCTCCAACACCCGCCGTCAAATAATTCGGTTCTGTTTCCTCCTCCAATATCAAGCCGTAGTTAAATactgtaaagagaaaaaagtaaatgaaatagaaagaaagaaaggaaaaaaaaagaaaaaagaaagaaattgtattACGCGTTTTAAAAGTATCCACGAATCGTTTCGATCGAATTAGCACAAGAACGAGTGTAACTAATAATGATACTTGAAATCAATTGTAAACGAGCTCTCCTTACgtatttaacgaaaaaatcaTCAATACTCGTTCTTCTTGATATGATCTAATTGTTCTAAAATGATTAAGTTCTAAAACGacgatatgtaaataaaagataaatcaaatcgtataagaaaaagagtttttaaattattttaatgagaaaTGTCTTGATAAAATCGCGAAACTTGTTTATCTCGAAAATAGTGCCTCATGATTTCAAATCAATCGAAAACAATAGAGAGAGATTCTAATCTAGAAATGAAATGGTGATTACCTTGGCAAAATACGAGCAAAGGTGGCAGCAGTTCGAGAAAGCTTCGGGAGCCGGTCATTCTCGTAGATCGAGCGACGTTATCCTCTCACAAACGCATggattcgtttttttttcagatattcTTCGAAAGGATTCTTTGCTTTTGATTACATACAAACTTCGTTGCACCTAAATAACAGCGATTAGGGATGAACGCGAAAAGATAAAACACATTCGTTATCACCCACACTAATTAAGATTTCGTACACGCGAGTCGTTCGAAAGCACGTGACACTTTCACGATCGCTTTATCATTTTCCTTCACTTcctattcttcttctattttgtttttgtttctttttttttttttttttcttaattctttgTTATCACTATTTTACAAACAATAGATCATGTTTTTCCtcatatctttataattaatttacgaaAAGAAACAGTAAATCACTGCTCGCTCCAAAAGATTTTCCCGAATTTGTCTTCTTGAATAAAACGTTTGACGAGCTCAACGTTGATCGAGTGTCTGTGAACACGACTGAACTACGTCTACCAGCGAGAGTAGCCTCGGTCTATTCCGAGCGGATACGAGAGTAGTCGGTCCTACGAGGAGGTGTCGCGAGGAGGAGCTTGGACATTCGAGAGAAGCCTATGGGATTCTACGTTTATTCGAGCGCGCTTCAACTCTTGTGGAAAAAtccttttaatatatttcatatgctaataggaataaaagatTTGATGTGGGAAAATCAATGATTACGACAACATTTTTGTCGATTTGAACAAACTTCATAAAGATATACAAATTGAAGAAAACTATCATGATTAAAATCAGATTATTaaggataaaatattaattgaaatttatttaattaattcttttcattataaagtttacttttaaaatgatcttatgggatttatattcgatattcttAACtcgtatcatttatattaaaactcATTAAATCCAATTCTTTGTGCATGTGTTTttctgaaaaaataattaaaaaaatgaatattttaaatgaatcttATTCAAGAGTCAAGGTTACACTGGGGTCTTCCTTTAATCTTATCGCGTCTCATAGAATGTATTCATCCGAATAACAAACGCGTGCTCTTTTATATTGaacagaagaagaacgaaataaGCATTCAGCAAAGCTCTGATCCTTAAGTCGACGCTTGGCTTTTGAGTAGAGATCTTCTTGCATTTTAAAACGAAGGGAGAGACTAAAGAGAGAATTTATCGTTAGATCTCTTGATCCTTTTAAAGTCGGCGAAAATTAAAGATTAAGCAATCGtcgaaatgaatgaaatttcaagAACGAAAGTGTTAGAATTTCAAAGAACTCTCAATCTCTTCAATCTATTATTGCTTTCCGATAGTTCctctttaatcttattaaaacatatattcgaaaattaattttgttcatattttaagatattaatttcTGTGCGCATTCGTACTCGTGTACTTGTTTCATAGCGATCGTGTTGCTGACACAATGTTATACCGAGCAAATTGAGCTACCGCATTGATTATTCGCCCACGCTCAGTTTAGATCAAATTGTATTAAGCGGGTCGATAGGATGCATACTCAGGGAAGAGCATATATTCGTCTTTAACGAATTTGAGTACACCAATATTTGttgtaattatgataaaagattaaaaaaatttcgttcATTTCTTGGCAAAAAGATTTCCTTTCATGCCGATCTTAAGTATTCTATTAGATCGAAATCGTTTACGATTATTACGCGTGTACGcaacaaaatagaaatagaa from Vespa crabro chromosome 11, iyVesCrab1.2, whole genome shotgun sequence encodes:
- the LOC124428111 gene encoding protein borderless isoform X3, with the protein product MTGSRSFLELLPPLLVFCQVFNYGLILEEETEPNYLTAGVGEYVVFNCDLDFPHETPIPYILQWNRDGHGVFSWYNEEMTLDPRYRGRIHLLEDSLSRGYGQGSINLTNIRESDQGWYECRVIFPNRTPNSRKNGTWFHLAIDGETLFTTPPVNKSVMEGEPVSFDCVVKDNSSTVTWFHESIEISQVKDLERRASIKENGTLVIKSTLMSDLGEYTCGVTGWNGNQQNASAFLNVQYKAKVIYAPREVYLPYGKPALLDCHFRANPPLTNLRWEKDGFLFDPYNVQGVFYRRNGSLYFSKVDETHSGSYSCTPYNDLGTEGPSPAINVVVQRPPVFTVTPQHLYMRKLGESLEIPCDASDGDQSHRPTIAWYKDGSPLPRDRTIITGGNLTIERIQEQDRGLYQCAASNEAATVVADTELMVLNIPPRAPYNLSANSSKNAVTLTWVPGYVRPKMEYSVWYRPTDMSEWRTMKILSRKITEATVNNLHPGREYEFMVLSQDKHGDGMFSKALRVFTKPTAIDQNSASEFRSPLEEEKMGPPRNVRVQATVEGYLVTWEPPSEGRGQVRLYVVRWFRGPAQHLYGRSETTDTYYLVKTLEEESQYTFEVAAMSLSDDEAISGRISLEVPAYRRNRAISMGIVAGIGFLAATLAAVWWARKRFCRTSTNEK
- the LOC124428111 gene encoding protein borderless isoform X4 gives rise to the protein MSISFLDTRYAFMKNRVSVFLYKMTEGHGVFSWYNEEMTLDPRYRGRIHLLEDSLSRGYGQGSINLTNIRESDQGWYECRVIFPNRTPNSRKNGTWFHLAIDGVSPLPTNVPGETLFTTPPVNKSVMEGEPVSFDCVVKDNSSTVTWFHESIEISQVKDLERRASIKENGTLVIKSTLMSDLGEYTCGVTGWNGNQQNASAFLNVQYKAKVIYAPREVYLPYGKPALLDCHFRANPPLTNLRWEKDGFLFDPYNVQGVFYRRNGSLYFSKVDETHSGSYSCTPYNDLGTEGPSPAINVVVQRPPVFTVTPQHLYMRKLGESLEIPCDASDGDQSHRPTIAWYKDGSPLPRDRTIITGGNLTIERIQEQDRGLYQCAASNEAATVVADTELMVLNIPPRAPYNLSANSSKNAVTLTWVPGYVRPKMEYSVWYRPTDMSEWRTMKILSRKITEATVNNLHPGREYEFMVLSQDKHGDGMFSKALRVFTKPTAIDQNSASEFRSPLEEEKMGPPRNVRVQATVEGYLVTWEPPSEGRGQVRLYVVRWFRGPAQHLYGRSETTDTYYLVKTLEEESQYTFEVAAMSLSDDEAISGRISLEVPAYRRNRAISMGIVAGIGFLAATLAAVWWARKRFCRTSTNEK
- the LOC124428111 gene encoding protein borderless isoform X1; amino-acid sequence: MTGSRSFLELLPPLLVFCQVFNYGLILEEETEPNYLTAGVGEYVVFNCDLDFPHETPIPYILQWNRDGHGVFSWYNEEMTLDPRYRGRIHLLEDSLSRGYGQGSINLTNIRESDQGWYECRVIFPNRTPNSRKNGTWFHLAIDGVSPLPTNVPGETLFTTPPVNKSVMEGEPVSFDCVVKDNSSTVTWFHESIEISQVKDLERRASIKENGTLVIKSTLMSDLGEYTCGVTGWNGNQQNASAFLNVQYKAKVIYAPREVYLPYGKPALLDCHFRANPPLTNLRWEKDGFLFDPYNVQGVFYRRNGSLYFSKVDETHSGSYSCTPYNDLGTEGPSPAINVVVQRPPVFTVTPQHLYMRKLGESLEIPCDASDGDQSHRPTIAWYKDGSPLPRDRTIITGGNLTIERIQEQDRGLYQCAASNEAATVVADTELMVLNIPPRAPYNLSANSSKNAVTLTWVPGYVRPKMEYSVWYRPTDMSEWRTMKILSRKITEATVNNLHPGREYEFMVLSQDKHGDGMFSKALRVFTKPTAIDQNSASEFRSPLEEEKMGPPRNVRVQATVEGYLVTWEPPSEGRGQVRLYVVRWFRGPAQHLYGRSETTDTYYLVKTLEEESQYTFEVAAMSLSDDEAISGRISLEVPAYRRNRAISMGIVAGIGFLAATLAAVWWARKRFCRTSTNEK